A portion of the Chelonia mydas isolate rCheMyd1 chromosome 23, rCheMyd1.pri.v2, whole genome shotgun sequence genome contains these proteins:
- the STRN4 gene encoding striatin-4 isoform X4: protein MAQVAFLQGERKGQENLKTDLVRRIKMLEYALKQERSKYHKLKFGTEPNQGEKRADLSEPVSNGPAETTSLESNPLVWKEGRQLLRQYLEEVGYTDTILDMRSKRVRSLLGRCSVELNGTVEPSDLGLGPAPGPPGLNGGESLLVKQIEEQIKRNAGKETKDRISSSVMEKIPFLQNCEDEDSDEEEDLEGLPLETQRQHKKQRVKLATKPLMPEVEDEEDEEDSEDALNEFDFLGSGENGEGSGDARRTGDGNELESRRVKLQGMLADLRDVDGLPPKPSVPSAISSHPRSHEAGSLGFSSDVFIMDTIGGGEVSLGDLADLTVTNDNELSCDLSDGKDAFKKTWNPKFTLRSHYDGIRALVFHHTESALVTASEDGTLKLWNLQKTVAAKKNAALDVEPVYAFRAHRGPVLSIAMGCNSEYCYSGGTDTKIRFWRVPDLSMDPYDSYDPGVLSNVLEGHTDAIWGLAFSPSKNRLASCSADGTVRIWDPSENPSCLSTYNTEREYGIPTSVVFASMDPAHVVAAFRTGNTVLYDLETSQPILTLESRATTGFSQINHVVSHPTQPVTITAHDDRGIRFLDNRTGKAIHSMVAHLDAVTCLAVDPNGVFLMSGSHDCSLRLWNLDNKTCVQEITAHRKKHEEAIHAVAFHPSKALIASAGADALAKVFV from the exons atg GCCCAAGTGGCAtttctgcagggagagaggaagggccAAGAGAACCTCAAGACAGACCTGGTGCGCAGGATAAAGATGTTGGAGTATGCCTTAAAGCAAGAGAG GTCAAAATACCACAAGCTGAAGTTTGGAACCGAACCGAACCAAGGGGAGAAGAGAGCGGACCTGTCAGAACCAG TTTCCAATGGCCCAGCGGAAACAACTTCACTGGAAAGCAACCCACTGGTGTGGAAGGAAGGGCGCCAGCTGCTCCGGCA GTACCTGGAAGAAGTGGGCTACACAGACACCATCCTGGACATGCGTTCCAAGCGAGTGCGCTCCCTGCTGGGCCGCTGCTCTGTGGAGCTGAACGGCACCGTTGAGCCCAGCGACTTGGGGCTGGGTCCTGCTCCGGGGCCCCCTGGGCTGAACGGGGGCGAGTCGTTGCTTGTCAAACAGATCGAGGAACAGATTAAAAG GAACGCCGGGAAGGAGACAAAGGACCGAATCAGCAGCTCGGTGATGGAGAAAATCCCCTTCCTCCAGAACTGCGAGGACGAGGACAGCGATGAAGAGGAAGATCTGGAAGGCCTTCCTCTCGAGACCCAGCGGCAGCACAAGAAACAGCGAGTAAAG CTTGCCACAAAGCCCCTGATGCCCGAGGTGGAggatgaggaggatgaagaagaCTCTGAGGATGCCTTGAACGAGTTTGACTTCTTGGGCTCTGGGGAGAACGGCGAGGGCTCCGGGGACGCCCGGCGCACCGGGGACGGGAACGAGCTTG agAGCCGGAGAGTTAAGCTTCAAGGCATGCTTGCCGATCTCCGGGACGTTGATGGGCTGCCTCCTAAACCATCCGTTCCATCTGCCATCTCCAGTCACCCCAGGTCTCATGAAG CAGGGTCGCTTGGCTTCTCCTCGGACGTGTTTATCATGGACACCATCGGCGGAGGGGAAGTAAGTCTGGGGGACCTGGCGGACCTGACCGTCACCAACGACAACGAGCTCAGTTGTGAT CTGTCAGACGGCAAGGACGCCTTTAAGAAGACCTGGAATCCCAAGTTCACCCTCCGGAGTCACTACGACGGGATCCGAGCCCTGGTTTTCCACCACACAGAGTCCGCGCTAGTCACAGCCTCTGAGGATGGCACGCTGAAGCTGTGGAACCTCCAGAAGACGGTTGCTGCCAAGAA GAACGCCGCACTGGATGTGGAGCCGGTCTACGCTTTCCGGGCACACAG GGGTCCAGTGCTCTCCATTGCCATGGGCTGTAACAGCGAATATTGCTACAGCGGAGGAACGGACACCAAGATCCGCTTCTGGAGGGTCCCGGATTTGAGCATGGATCCTTACGACAGTTATG ATCCAGGAGTCCTCAGCAACGTCCTGGAAGGCCACACGGATGCGATCTGGGGCCTGGCATTCAGCCCTTCCAAGAACCGCCTGGCTTCGTGTTCAGCAGATGGCACGGTCAGGATATGGGACCCTAGCGAGAACCCATCCTGCCTCAGCACTTACAACACGGAGCGTG AGTACGGAATTCCTACCTCTGTCGTGTTCGCCAGCATGGACCCTGCCCATGTTGTGGCCGCCTTCCGAACAGGCAACACGGTGCTGTACGACCTGGAGACCTCCCAGCCCATCCTGACGCTGGAATCCAGAGCCACCACTG GATTCAGTCAAATCAATCACGTGGTGAGCCATCCGACGCAGCCCGTCACCATCACAGCGCACGATGACCGAGGGATCCGCTTCTTGGACAACCGGACAG GGAAAGCCATCCACTCCATGGTCGCTCACTTGGACGCTGTCACCTGCCTCGCCGTGGACCCCAACGGGGTCTTCCTCATGTCTGGAA GCCATGACTGCTCTCTGCGCCTCTGGAACCTGGACAACAAGACGTGCGTGCAGGAGATCACGGCCCACCGCAAGAAGCACGAGGAGGCCATCCACGCTGTGGCCTTCCACCCCAGCAAGGCCCTGATCGCCAGTGCCGGGGCCGACGCCCTTGCCAAGGTCTTTGTATGA
- the STRN4 gene encoding striatin-4 isoform X5, whose protein sequence is MLEYALKQERSKYHKLKFGTEPNQGEKRADLSEPVSNGPAETTSLESNPLVWKEGRQLLRQYLEEVGYTDTILDMRSKRVRSLLGRCSVELNGTVEPSDLGLGPAPGPPGLNGGESLLVKQIEEQIKRNAGKETKDRISSSVMEKIPFLQNCEDEDSDEEEDLEGLPLETQRQHKKQRVKLATKPLMPEVEDEEDEEDSEDALNEFDFLGSGENGEGSGDARRTGDGNELESRRVKLQGMLADLRDVDGLPPKPSVPSAISSHPRSHEAGSLGFSSDVFIMDTIGGGEVSLGDLADLTVTNDNELSCDLSDGKDAFKKTWNPKFTLRSHYDGIRALVFHHTESALVTASEDGTLKLWNLQKTVAAKKNAALDVEPVYAFRAHRGPVLSIAMGCNSEYCYSGGTDTKIRFWRVPDLSMDPYDSYDPGVLSNVLEGHTDAIWGLAFSPSKNRLASCSADGTVRIWDPSENPSCLSTYNTEREYGIPTSVVFASMDPAHVVAAFRTGNTVLYDLETSQPILTLESRATTGFSQINHVVSHPTQPVTITAHDDRGIRFLDNRTGKAIHSMVAHLDAVTCLAVDPNGVFLMSGSHDCSLRLWNLDNKTCVQEITAHRKKHEEAIHAVAFHPSKALIASAGADALAKVFV, encoded by the exons ATGTTGGAGTATGCCTTAAAGCAAGAGAG GTCAAAATACCACAAGCTGAAGTTTGGAACCGAACCGAACCAAGGGGAGAAGAGAGCGGACCTGTCAGAACCAG TTTCCAATGGCCCAGCGGAAACAACTTCACTGGAAAGCAACCCACTGGTGTGGAAGGAAGGGCGCCAGCTGCTCCGGCA GTACCTGGAAGAAGTGGGCTACACAGACACCATCCTGGACATGCGTTCCAAGCGAGTGCGCTCCCTGCTGGGCCGCTGCTCTGTGGAGCTGAACGGCACCGTTGAGCCCAGCGACTTGGGGCTGGGTCCTGCTCCGGGGCCCCCTGGGCTGAACGGGGGCGAGTCGTTGCTTGTCAAACAGATCGAGGAACAGATTAAAAG GAACGCCGGGAAGGAGACAAAGGACCGAATCAGCAGCTCGGTGATGGAGAAAATCCCCTTCCTCCAGAACTGCGAGGACGAGGACAGCGATGAAGAGGAAGATCTGGAAGGCCTTCCTCTCGAGACCCAGCGGCAGCACAAGAAACAGCGAGTAAAG CTTGCCACAAAGCCCCTGATGCCCGAGGTGGAggatgaggaggatgaagaagaCTCTGAGGATGCCTTGAACGAGTTTGACTTCTTGGGCTCTGGGGAGAACGGCGAGGGCTCCGGGGACGCCCGGCGCACCGGGGACGGGAACGAGCTTG agAGCCGGAGAGTTAAGCTTCAAGGCATGCTTGCCGATCTCCGGGACGTTGATGGGCTGCCTCCTAAACCATCCGTTCCATCTGCCATCTCCAGTCACCCCAGGTCTCATGAAG CAGGGTCGCTTGGCTTCTCCTCGGACGTGTTTATCATGGACACCATCGGCGGAGGGGAAGTAAGTCTGGGGGACCTGGCGGACCTGACCGTCACCAACGACAACGAGCTCAGTTGTGAT CTGTCAGACGGCAAGGACGCCTTTAAGAAGACCTGGAATCCCAAGTTCACCCTCCGGAGTCACTACGACGGGATCCGAGCCCTGGTTTTCCACCACACAGAGTCCGCGCTAGTCACAGCCTCTGAGGATGGCACGCTGAAGCTGTGGAACCTCCAGAAGACGGTTGCTGCCAAGAA GAACGCCGCACTGGATGTGGAGCCGGTCTACGCTTTCCGGGCACACAG GGGTCCAGTGCTCTCCATTGCCATGGGCTGTAACAGCGAATATTGCTACAGCGGAGGAACGGACACCAAGATCCGCTTCTGGAGGGTCCCGGATTTGAGCATGGATCCTTACGACAGTTATG ATCCAGGAGTCCTCAGCAACGTCCTGGAAGGCCACACGGATGCGATCTGGGGCCTGGCATTCAGCCCTTCCAAGAACCGCCTGGCTTCGTGTTCAGCAGATGGCACGGTCAGGATATGGGACCCTAGCGAGAACCCATCCTGCCTCAGCACTTACAACACGGAGCGTG AGTACGGAATTCCTACCTCTGTCGTGTTCGCCAGCATGGACCCTGCCCATGTTGTGGCCGCCTTCCGAACAGGCAACACGGTGCTGTACGACCTGGAGACCTCCCAGCCCATCCTGACGCTGGAATCCAGAGCCACCACTG GATTCAGTCAAATCAATCACGTGGTGAGCCATCCGACGCAGCCCGTCACCATCACAGCGCACGATGACCGAGGGATCCGCTTCTTGGACAACCGGACAG GGAAAGCCATCCACTCCATGGTCGCTCACTTGGACGCTGTCACCTGCCTCGCCGTGGACCCCAACGGGGTCTTCCTCATGTCTGGAA GCCATGACTGCTCTCTGCGCCTCTGGAACCTGGACAACAAGACGTGCGTGCAGGAGATCACGGCCCACCGCAAGAAGCACGAGGAGGCCATCCACGCTGTGGCCTTCCACCCCAGCAAGGCCCTGATCGCCAGTGCCGGGGCCGACGCCCTTGCCAAGGTCTTTGTATGA